The Silene latifolia isolate original U9 population chromosome Y, ASM4854445v1, whole genome shotgun sequence sequence CCAAATCAGAGTATGGCGAGTAACCGACCGGTAGGGTCATGGAATAACTAGGGTGGGCAGAGCCACAACAATAGTGGCGGTTACAACCGCAATAGTGGATCCTATCAGCGCCTGAATAACAATGGGAACCAGAATTAGGCGGCCAAATCTGAAGCATCGGCGAGTACGGTGCAAGGAAGTGGTCAGAAGAGTAGCGGAATGTTGTTTATGATGGACAAACAAGCGGCATAGGATGATGCTCAAGTCATCACGGGTACATTTCTGATTAATCATAAACCCACTTTTGTGTTATTTGATTCGAGTGCTACCCATTcctttgtgtctaagagtcatgcatTAAAaatgggtttgggggagtttgaatTGGTAAAGATAATGTGTTCATACCATCGGGAGAGTCTATGTCATATCATAAGTTGTATAAAGaggtgtctatggtggttgggCCAGTAGAATTACAAGTTGACTTACTTAAGTTTCATAGAGATAGGTTTGAGGTCATTGTGGGGATGGATTGGTTTGGTAAGTATGAGGCTAAGATCGACTATTGTCAGAAAAAGGTCTATTTGAAGGGACCTAAGGGGATTAGAGTGTCGTATCGGGGGTTTGTGGTAAAACCCAAGGTTAAGGTGATTGCAGCTATGATCTTAAAGTCATATTTAAGGAAGGGATGTCCCATGATTCTTTGCCATGTGAGAGATACTCACGTGGAGGAGCCATCAGCAGCAGATATACCGATCGTGGGGGAATTCGAGGATGTCTTTCCAGAAGAGATACCGGGATTATCTCCTATGAGAGACATTGACTTCAGtttggagcttaaaccgggaatGAGACCTATATCTAAGGCCCCTTAACTTTAGGGACCGAAATaattggaagagttgaagaaataGTTGAATGAATTGCTAGATAAGGGGTACACCAGACCTAGTGTATTACCTTGGGGCGCGCCGgtgttgtttgtgaagaagagAGACGACAACTTGAGATTATGCATCGACTATAGAGAACTAAATCATATTACCGTGAAGAATAGGTACcctttgccgaggattgatgatctgtttgaccagttgagtggtgctgggatgttttcaaagattgatctaATATCGAGGTACCACCAATTGAAGATTAAGGATGAAGATATTCCTAAGCCAGCTTTTCGGtcgcggtatggtcactatgagtatgtggtgatgccattttgGTTGACAAATGCGCCAACAGTGTTTATGGATCTTATGAATCGGGTCTTTAATACATTTTTGGATAGGTTCGTGGTGGTTATCATTTATGATATCTtggtctattccaagactaaggaggagaaCGAGGAGCATTTGAGATTAGTATTGCAAACTTTACAAGATAACCAGCTATATGCTaaattgtctaagtgtgagttctggttgtaaAAGGTGGGTTTTCTATGCCATGTGATTTCTTAAGATGGTGTAGTTGTGGATCCGAGTAAGATTGAAGTGGTGTCAAAcagggaagcaccgaagaatgtggctaaaattcggagtttcttgggtttggccaAGTGTTACAGAcgatttgtgaaagacttttccaagattgcCCGACCTATGACATCATTAATGAGGAAGGAGAATAGATTtcctgggatgagagttgtgagacggcattccaaaccttaaaggaacgtttgactACAACTCTTGTTTTAGCTTTACCAGAGGGGAGTGAGAACTTCGAGGTTTATACTGACGCTTCGGAGAATGGTTTGGGTTATGTCTTAATGCGGAACGGGAGGGTGATTGATTATGCATCGAGACAACTGAAATCATATGAAGACAACTATCCTACTCACGATCTAGAGGTAGGTGCGGTTGTTTTTTCtatgaagatttggagacactacctatATCGGGAGACCTTTAAACTGTTTTTGGATCACAAAagcctaaagtatatctacacccaAAGGGAGCTGAATACGCGATAGAGGAGATGGATGGAATTGATAggtgactatgacatggagatttTCTATCACAAAGGAAAGGGTAATGTGGTAGCTGAcgcattgagtaggaagagtgtgcattcatTATGGAttgctatgtctttgatgaagtTGAAAGATGAGTTAGAAAGGATGGGAATCCACATGATCCGGAAGGGCGATGCTATTAGTGACTTAAATATGGAACCCGAGCTTTATGATGATATTAGGAAAAAACACTTGCTTGATCCTAAAATCCAAGAGTGGAAGGGAGAGGAGGAAAAGGGTACTACATCGAGATTTTCGATCCACGCGGGCGGGAGTGTACGGTTTGATAAAAGATGGTGTGTGCAAAGATGATGAGCGGAAAAGATGATCATGactgaggctcattgcactccttattcattGCATACATgaggtgacaagctatataaagatttgaaggaAACCATTTGGTGGCCGAGGATGAAGAAGGATGTAGCAGATTGTGTTGCTCGGTGTTTAACTTACCAGAGAGTCAAGGGGGAACAACGAaggccacaaggtaagattcagtcacttgaggtaccgaAATGGAAGTGGAAGTCGAtatctatggacttcattgtgggactACCAAGGGCACAAcgaggtaacaacatgatttgggtgattgttgatcggttgacTAAATCAGCCCATTTCATTCCCATGAAAGACACATGGAATAAGATCGAGTTGGCAACAACTTATAAGAATAATGTGGTGAAGTTAGATGTGGTACCAAAAGATATTGTGTCGGACCGTGATACCTGGTTTATTTCatggttttggcaagagttgcaggactTGATGGGGACCACATAGTACAACCTTTAACCCAACGACAGATGGGCAAAATGAGAGAACCATtaagactttagaggatatgttacgagcttgtgtgatggaattCGATGGTAGTTGGGAAGATCTACTTGATTTAATTGAgttctcttacaataacagctatcatacgagtattgggatgacacCTTTCAAGGCGTTTTATGG is a genomic window containing:
- the LOC141632817 gene encoding uncharacterized protein LOC141632817, translating into MVVGPVELQVDLLKFHRDRFEVIVGMDWFGKYEAKIDYCQKKVYLKGPKGIRVSYRGFVVKPKVKVIAAMILKSYLRKGCPMILCHVRDTHVEEPSAADIPIVGEFEDVFPEEIPGLSPMRDIDFSLELKPGMRPISKAP